One window of the Rhizorhabdus dicambivorans genome contains the following:
- a CDS encoding AcrB/AcrD/AcrF family protein, translating into MAWIERRWRLVFVLLFLGVCVYFVGYKWGQIRWLALSDTDDNMRLAQVQAWLHGQGWFDLRQHKLAPPDGLNIHWSRIVDLPIAGLLLIFRPLVGEFTAVRIACAVAPMLALAPALWAVILTARRIIHPRAYPIAFAVLMCAQTSLFMWMPLRIDHHGWQLAMLALVVAGLADRDGRRGGATAGLATAVSLGIGLELIPLMALAGASIALRWVWDGGETARMRAYAVTLAGGCAIAFGGFASHDNRAIVCDVLSPVWLSTLLLTAALLTALSFLPAGARALRLGLLLLAGAIIAGFFVASFPQCLGRPEQISPELEKLWFVNIREVKPLYTKPWRDALQTGWLPLIGTIGAMIAAIRARGSARAPAWISIALLSLVATLGLFWQSRFGPQAQLMGVYGAAAMGWLLLPKLLDSGSSLVRVGGTLAAFFALSGQMASFIAMIPKPAKQERRDKADATRNGGSRPGRCSTIPALAQLDKLPAATMLTFIDLGPRLITMTKHSAVAGPYHRNGEAILDVQHAFRAASPEVAHAVMEKRGATMLLLCPGMAESTIYRARAPHGFYMQLIDGKVPAWLTPVELPENSPYRLWRRIG; encoded by the coding sequence ATGGCCTGGATCGAGCGCCGCTGGCGACTCGTCTTCGTCCTGCTGTTCCTGGGCGTCTGCGTCTATTTCGTCGGCTATAAATGGGGCCAGATCCGCTGGCTCGCGCTCAGCGACACCGATGACAACATGCGGCTGGCCCAGGTCCAGGCCTGGCTCCACGGGCAGGGCTGGTTCGACCTGCGCCAACACAAGCTCGCGCCGCCGGACGGCCTGAACATCCACTGGTCGCGGATCGTCGACCTGCCGATCGCGGGGCTGCTGCTGATCTTCCGCCCGCTGGTGGGAGAGTTCACCGCGGTCCGGATCGCCTGCGCGGTCGCCCCGATGCTGGCGCTGGCGCCCGCGCTGTGGGCGGTGATCCTGACGGCGCGGCGGATCATCCACCCACGCGCCTATCCGATCGCCTTCGCGGTGCTGATGTGCGCGCAGACCAGCCTGTTCATGTGGATGCCGCTGCGGATCGACCATCATGGCTGGCAGCTGGCGATGCTGGCGCTGGTCGTCGCCGGCCTCGCCGATCGCGACGGGCGGCGCGGCGGCGCCACCGCCGGGCTGGCCACCGCCGTCTCGCTCGGCATCGGGCTGGAGCTGATCCCGCTGATGGCGCTGGCCGGCGCCTCGATCGCGCTGCGCTGGGTGTGGGACGGCGGGGAAACCGCCCGTATGCGCGCCTATGCGGTCACCCTGGCGGGCGGCTGCGCGATCGCCTTCGGCGGCTTCGCCTCGCACGACAACCGCGCGATAGTCTGCGACGTGCTGTCGCCGGTCTGGCTTTCGACGCTGCTGCTGACCGCCGCGCTGCTGACGGCGCTGAGCTTCCTGCCGGCCGGCGCGCGCGCCCTGCGCCTCGGCCTGCTCCTGCTGGCGGGCGCGATCATCGCCGGTTTCTTCGTGGCCAGCTTCCCGCAATGCCTGGGGCGGCCCGAGCAGATCTCGCCCGAGCTCGAAAAGCTGTGGTTCGTCAACATCCGCGAGGTGAAGCCGCTCTACACCAAGCCGTGGCGCGACGCGCTCCAGACCGGCTGGCTGCCGCTAATCGGCACGATCGGCGCAATGATCGCCGCGATCCGCGCGCGCGGCAGCGCGCGGGCGCCGGCCTGGATCTCGATCGCGCTGCTCAGCCTGGTCGCCACGCTCGGCCTGTTCTGGCAATCGCGCTTCGGGCCGCAGGCGCAGCTGATGGGCGTCTATGGCGCGGCGGCGATGGGGTGGCTGCTGCTGCCGAAGCTGCTCGATTCGGGATCGTCGCTGGTGCGGGTGGGTGGCACGCTCGCGGCCTTCTTCGCGCTGTCGGGGCAGATGGCCTCGTTCATCGCGATGATCCCCAAGCCGGCCAAGCAGGAGCGCAGGGACAAGGCCGACGCCACGCGCAACGGCGGCAGCCGGCCCGGACGCTGCTCGACCATCCCGGCGCTCGCGCAGCTCGACAAGTTGCCGGCCGCGACGATGCTGACCTTCATCGATCTGGGCCCGCGCCTGATCACGATGACCAAGCACAGCGCGGTCGCCGGCCCCTATCATCGCAACGGCGAGGCGATCCTCGACGTCCAGCACGCCTTCCGCGCGGCGTCGCCCGAAGTCGCCCATGCGGTGATGGAAAAACGCGGCGCGACGATGCTGCTGCTCTGCCCCGGCATGGCCGAATCGACCATCTATCGTGCCCGGGCGCCGCACGGATTCTACATGCAGCTGATCGACGGCAAGGTGCCGGCCTGGCTGACGCCGGTCGAACTGCCGGAGAACTCACCCTACCGGCTGTGGAGGCGGATCGGGTAG
- a CDS encoding GtrA family protein produces MADTPFLSRERMALLGQLIRYAITGVLASIVNIGIYHALVRLTGMDPNLAWTCGFVGAAATGYVIHGQWSFKGHGGRDRQAMRIARFAIVSLISFALNSLWVWLLVQHMDLPIWAPYPPVLCVTPLLVFWLNRQWVFE; encoded by the coding sequence ATGGCCGACACGCCTTTCCTCTCGCGCGAACGGATGGCGCTGCTCGGCCAGCTGATCCGCTATGCGATCACCGGCGTGCTCGCCTCGATCGTCAATATCGGCATCTATCACGCGCTGGTGCGGCTGACGGGGATGGACCCGAACCTGGCCTGGACCTGCGGCTTCGTCGGCGCGGCGGCGACCGGCTATGTCATCCATGGCCAGTGGAGCTTCAAGGGGCATGGCGGGCGCGACCGGCAGGCGATGCGGATCGCCCGCTTCGCCATCGTCTCGCTGATCAGCTTCGCGCTCAATAGCCTGTGGGTGTGGCTGCTCGTCCAGCATATGGACCTTCCGATCTGGGCGCCCTATCCCCCGGTGTTATGCGTGACGCCGCTCCTGGTCTTCTGGCTGAACCGCCAATGGGTGTTCGAATGA
- a CDS encoding glycosyltransferase family 2 protein: MSMPLVSIIAPVKDEEEAIAPFVARVGQVLDGLRNPDGSVVGWEILFIDDGSTDRTMAAILVAHDADPRIGALSLSRNFGKEAALSAGIDNARGAVVIPIDVDMQDPPEVIGAMIDKWRDGYEVVYGVRRNRMTDSLPKRLTADLYYRAHNWLSMDKIPEHAGDFRLLDRKVVEVIRRMPERNRFMKGLFAWSGFRQTAVEYDRAERAVGTTKFNYWKLWQLAIDGITSASTAPLRVWSYLGAIIAVVALVYAVFIGLRTIIYGADVAGYPSLMVAILFLGGVQLLSLGILGEYVGRILVETKHRPIYIIRQRVGCDDADQRDAG; this comes from the coding sequence ATGAGCATGCCGCTCGTCTCGATCATCGCCCCCGTCAAAGACGAGGAGGAGGCGATCGCCCCGTTCGTGGCGCGGGTCGGCCAGGTGCTCGACGGGCTGCGTAACCCCGACGGCTCGGTCGTGGGCTGGGAAATCCTGTTTATCGACGACGGCAGCACTGACCGGACGATGGCGGCGATCCTGGTCGCGCACGATGCCGATCCCCGCATCGGCGCGCTGTCGCTGTCGCGCAATTTCGGCAAGGAGGCCGCGCTCTCGGCGGGAATCGACAATGCGCGCGGCGCCGTCGTCATCCCGATCGACGTCGACATGCAGGACCCGCCCGAGGTGATCGGCGCGATGATCGACAAATGGCGCGACGGCTATGAGGTTGTCTATGGCGTGCGGCGCAACCGCATGACCGACAGCCTGCCCAAGCGGCTGACCGCGGACCTTTATTATCGCGCGCACAACTGGCTCTCGATGGACAAGATTCCCGAGCATGCCGGCGATTTCCGCCTGCTCGACCGCAAGGTTGTCGAGGTGATCAGGCGCATGCCCGAGCGCAACCGCTTCATGAAGGGCCTGTTCGCCTGGTCGGGCTTCCGCCAGACCGCTGTCGAATATGACCGGGCCGAGCGCGCGGTCGGCACCACCAAGTTCAACTATTGGAAGCTGTGGCAGCTCGCGATCGACGGCATCACCTCGGCCTCGACCGCGCCCCTGCGCGTCTGGTCCTATCTTGGCGCGATCATCGCGGTGGTGGCGCTGGTCTATGCGGTCTTCATCGGCCTGCGCACGATCATCTATGGCGCCGACGTCGCCGGCTATCCGTCGCTGATGGTGGCGATCCTGTTCCTCGGCGGCGTGCAGCTGCTCTCGCTTGGCATCCTCGGCGAATATGTCGGCCGTATCCTGGTCGAGACCAAACACCGGCCGATCTATATCATCCGCCAGCGGGTGGGCTGCGACGATGCCGACCAGCGGGACGCCGGCTGA
- a CDS encoding class I SAM-dependent methyltransferase, with translation MDRATYDRMAEIDQTHWWFVARRRIIAALIEKHRPKPGPLRILEVGAGTGSNLALLQRYGTVDAIEPDDGARGFAEARSGLKLKGGYLPDVPLDDGAYDLIVLLDVLEHIPGDVEALTYLRGKLAPGGRILVTVPGAPWMWSAHDVAHHHQRRYTGARLRSVFGQAGLKPRYMSHFNSVLFPLIAAVRALGKLTGKEGGDDAMPSKPVNAALAALFGAERHWVASLPVPFGVSIAIVAEPGV, from the coding sequence ATGGACCGCGCCACCTATGACCGGATGGCCGAGATCGACCAGACCCACTGGTGGTTCGTCGCCCGCCGCCGGATCATCGCCGCGCTGATCGAGAAGCATCGCCCGAAGCCCGGGCCGCTGCGCATCCTGGAGGTCGGCGCCGGCACCGGATCGAACCTCGCCTTGCTCCAGCGCTACGGCACGGTCGACGCGATCGAGCCCGATGACGGCGCGCGGGGCTTTGCCGAGGCGCGCAGCGGGCTGAAGCTGAAGGGCGGCTATCTGCCGGACGTGCCGCTCGACGACGGCGCCTATGACCTGATCGTGCTGCTCGACGTGCTCGAGCATATTCCCGGCGACGTCGAGGCGCTGACCTATCTTCGCGGCAAGCTGGCGCCAGGCGGCCGCATCCTCGTCACCGTGCCGGGCGCCCCTTGGATGTGGAGCGCGCACGACGTCGCCCATCATCACCAGCGCCGCTATACCGGGGCGCGGCTGCGCTCGGTGTTCGGGCAGGCGGGGCTGAAGCCGCGCTATATGAGCCATTTCAACTCGGTGCTGTTCCCGCTGATCGCGGCGGTGCGCGCGCTGGGCAAGCTCACCGGCAAGGAAGGCGGCGACGATGCGATGCCATCGAAGCCGGTCAATGCCGCGCTGGCCGCGCTGTTCGGTGCCGAGCGCCACTGGGTGGCGAGCCTGCCGGTGCCGTTCGGCGTGTCGATCGCGATCGTGGCCGAGCCGGGGGTTTAG